The following are encoded together in the Nocardia sp. XZ_19_385 genome:
- a CDS encoding phosphoribosyltransferase — translation MIYTDRAAAGRALGAELEHLRASDPLMLGLPRGGVPVAAGVREIIGGDLDILLVRKLGVPWQPELAMGAIGEDGARVLNRDVLGHISVAPAEFADIEHAERVELERRRAVWRGDRAPIPLAGRTVVIVDDGMATGATVVVACRVARMRDPERIVVAVPVSSSEAMDRVAAECDELICPSVPAALGGVGTAYQDFHQLADDEVTALLG, via the coding sequence ATGATCTACACCGATCGGGCAGCTGCCGGTCGCGCACTGGGTGCCGAACTGGAACACCTGCGCGCGTCGGACCCCCTGATGCTCGGACTGCCGCGCGGCGGCGTGCCGGTGGCGGCCGGCGTCCGGGAGATCATCGGCGGGGATCTCGACATTCTGCTGGTCCGCAAGCTCGGTGTGCCGTGGCAGCCGGAGCTGGCGATGGGCGCGATCGGTGAGGACGGCGCGCGCGTACTGAACCGGGATGTCCTGGGGCACATCTCGGTAGCGCCCGCCGAGTTCGCCGACATCGAGCATGCCGAGCGGGTGGAGCTGGAGCGGCGGCGCGCGGTCTGGCGCGGCGACCGCGCCCCGATCCCGCTCGCGGGCCGCACGGTGGTGATCGTCGACGACGGAATGGCAACTGGCGCAACGGTTGTCGTCGCCTGCCGGGTAGCGCGGATGCGCGATCCGGAACGGATCGTCGTCGCCGTCCCGGTGTCCTCCAGCGAAGCCATGGACCGGGTCGCCGCCGAATGCGACGAACTGATCTGTCCCTCGGTCCCCGCAGCGCTCGGCGGCGTCGGCACCGCCTACCAGGACTTTCACCAGCTCGCCGACGACGAGGTCACCGCGCTGCTCGGGTAA
- a CDS encoding ABC transporter permease has translation MTSRLAPRVVPPPSAAVGASRRGSGRLTNLRVALRLSLGTNWRGLAAAVLAVVGCMYLGTLGVDGLYPAGVERTAYASIAGQLTAQIALQGPADALTTLGGIAVFELGWFLVIAVALINIVVVVRNTRAQEAFGRLELLRAGRFGVHSNSVAVLVLAVATNTLIAGGVAAAMVLAGAAVRGAVAFGIAMGSTGIVFAAVAVLAAQITAQARGAYGIACTVLGLSYLSRALGDASEVPALRLASPLGWAQHMHPFGETRWWPVPLCAVGAALLVLIALRLESVRDLGAGLAAPRPGAPAAGALMKRPLGLAFRIHRGALTGWLAALLVLGAGFGAAGADVAEISDGVQGMLKLLTGFNVDVVDGFLAMVTLLCAMAAAGAAVSTVLRIRQEELAGRADLLLAGRLPRWRLAATHIATAIAASVVLLGITGCAIGLVHGVRTGDLTQAGRVAVAALAQLPAILFLVGCAVLLLGVRPALTWLVWVVLAESAIVSILGPSMRLPTPIMNLSVFHHVPHLPGVAVNPIPLTVLCLAGLAATGSGVFAFTRRDLG, from the coding sequence ATGACGTCACGGTTAGCGCCGCGGGTGGTGCCGCCGCCGTCGGCGGCTGTCGGCGCGTCCCGAAGAGGGAGCGGACGACTGACGAATCTGCGTGTAGCGCTGCGCCTTTCGCTGGGCACCAACTGGCGCGGACTGGCGGCGGCCGTACTCGCGGTCGTCGGGTGCATGTATCTGGGGACGCTCGGTGTCGACGGGTTGTATCCCGCGGGTGTGGAGCGGACCGCCTATGCCTCGATCGCCGGGCAGTTGACCGCGCAAATCGCGCTCCAGGGCCCGGCGGACGCGCTGACCACGCTCGGTGGGATCGCGGTCTTCGAGCTGGGCTGGTTTCTGGTGATCGCCGTCGCGCTGATCAATATCGTGGTGGTCGTACGGAATACGCGTGCGCAGGAAGCGTTCGGCCGCCTGGAACTGTTGCGGGCGGGCCGGTTCGGCGTGCATTCGAATTCGGTCGCGGTGCTGGTGCTGGCGGTCGCCACGAACACGCTGATCGCGGGCGGGGTAGCGGCCGCGATGGTGCTCGCCGGTGCCGCGGTGCGCGGTGCGGTCGCGTTCGGAATCGCGATGGGCAGCACCGGCATCGTGTTTGCCGCCGTTGCCGTTCTCGCAGCGCAGATCACGGCCCAAGCGCGGGGCGCCTACGGCATCGCCTGCACCGTTCTCGGTCTGTCATACCTGTCGCGCGCCTTGGGCGATGCGTCGGAAGTTCCCGCCTTGCGGCTCGCCTCGCCGCTGGGATGGGCGCAGCATATGCACCCGTTCGGGGAGACCCGCTGGTGGCCGGTTCCGCTCTGCGCGGTGGGCGCGGCGCTGCTTGTCCTGATCGCGCTGCGACTCGAGTCGGTACGGGATCTCGGCGCGGGTCTGGCCGCACCACGACCGGGTGCGCCCGCAGCCGGTGCGCTGATGAAAAGACCGCTGGGACTTGCCTTTCGGATCCATCGCGGTGCGCTCACCGGCTGGCTGGCGGCATTGCTGGTGCTCGGTGCGGGTTTCGGGGCCGCCGGCGCCGACGTGGCCGAGATCTCCGACGGGGTGCAGGGCATGCTGAAACTGCTGACCGGCTTCAACGTCGATGTGGTCGACGGCTTTCTGGCCATGGTGACGCTGCTGTGCGCGATGGCGGCGGCGGGCGCGGCGGTCTCGACGGTGCTGCGGATCCGGCAGGAGGAACTCGCCGGCCGCGCCGACCTGCTGCTCGCCGGGCGGCTGCCGCGGTGGCGACTGGCCGCCACCCATATCGCCACCGCGATCGCGGCTTCCGTTGTGCTGCTGGGGATTACCGGCTGCGCGATCGGGCTGGTGCACGGCGTGCGGACCGGGGATCTCACCCAGGCCGGGCGGGTCGCCGTCGCCGCGCTGGCGCAGCTGCCGGCGATCCTGTTCCTGGTCGGTTGCGCCGTCCTGCTGCTCGGGGTGCGCCCGGCGCTGACCTGGTTGGTGTGGGTCGTGCTCGCCGAATCCGCGATCGTCTCGATCCTCGGGCCGTCCATGCGGCTGCCCACGCCGATCATGAATTTGTCGGTGTTCCACCATGTTCCGCATTTGCCGGGCGTTGCGGTGAACCCGATTCCGCTGACCGTGCTGTGCCTGGCGGGTCTCGCCGCAACGGGATCGGGAGTTTTCGCCTTCACCCGTCGCGACCTCGGATGA
- a CDS encoding alanine racemase, whose product MVVVTSPVAGLHAATAELDPPLAALDLAVLRANAADLVRRANGVPVRVASKSVRCRAILEEVLGSGLTADGGFAGIMGYSLREALWLARLGARDILLGYPTVDRAALAELAADETLLESITLMVDDVAQLDLIRAAVGSDKVHPRVCLDVDASLRIGPIHLGVRRSPIRTPEQAAALARQALERGFRVVGVMTYEAQIAGLPDSNIAVRLVKRASAAEITKRRKQVLDAVRSVTGKLEIVNSGGTGSIEVSIADPDVTEVTAGSGLYVPTLFDNYRAFTPRPALYFATPVLRKPTPSIATVFAGGYIASGPTGPTRVPKPVWPSGLGLIGTEGAGEVQTPLTAASGLRIGDRVWFRHAKAGELCERFDQLHLVDGQTRTTVATYRGEGKCFG is encoded by the coding sequence ATGGTTGTTGTGACTTCGCCTGTAGCCGGCCTGCACGCCGCGACCGCCGAGCTCGACCCGCCGCTGGCCGCCCTCGACCTGGCCGTGCTGCGGGCCAATGCCGCCGACCTGGTGCGCCGGGCCAACGGCGTTCCGGTCCGCGTGGCCAGCAAATCCGTGCGCTGCCGCGCGATCCTCGAAGAAGTTCTCGGCTCCGGCCTCACCGCCGACGGTGGTTTCGCGGGCATCATGGGCTACTCGCTGCGAGAAGCCCTGTGGCTGGCCCGCTTGGGCGCACGCGACATCCTGCTCGGCTATCCGACGGTGGACCGCGCCGCGCTCGCCGAACTTGCCGCCGACGAGACGCTGCTCGAGTCGATCACCCTCATGGTCGACGACGTCGCCCAGCTCGACCTGATTCGCGCCGCCGTCGGTAGCGACAAGGTGCACCCGCGGGTGTGCCTGGATGTCGACGCTTCCCTGCGCATCGGCCCGATCCACCTGGGCGTGCGTCGTTCCCCGATCCGCACGCCGGAACAGGCTGCGGCACTTGCCCGTCAGGCGCTCGAGCGCGGTTTCCGGGTGGTCGGCGTGATGACCTACGAAGCCCAGATCGCGGGTCTGCCCGACTCGAATATCGCTGTGCGCCTGGTGAAACGGGCGTCGGCGGCCGAAATCACCAAGCGCCGCAAGCAGGTTCTGGACGCGGTGCGCTCGGTGACCGGCAAGCTGGAGATCGTCAACAGCGGCGGCACCGGCTCGATCGAGGTCAGCATCGCCGACCCGGATGTCACCGAGGTCACCGCGGGTTCCGGGCTCTACGTGCCGACCCTGTTCGACAACTACCGCGCCTTCACCCCGCGCCCGGCGCTGTACTTCGCTACGCCGGTGCTGCGCAAGCCCACGCCGTCGATCGCGACGGTCTTCGCCGGCGGCTACATCGCGTCCGGGCCCACCGGTCCGACGCGTGTGCCGAAGCCGGTGTGGCCCAGTGGGTTAGGCCTTATCGGCACCGAGGGCGCGGGCGAGGTGCAAACCCCGCTCACCGCTGCTTCGGGCTTGCGGATCGGTGACCGCGTCTGGTTCCGGCATGCCAAAGCGGGCGAATTGTGCGAGCGTTTCGACCAGCTCCACCTCGTCGACGGCCAGACCCGCACCACGGTTGCGACCTATCGTGGCGAAGGAAAGTGCTTCGGCTGA
- a CDS encoding TetR family transcriptional regulator, whose product MSVRGEIAESRVRPTICEAVEKAAASLDFTGVRALRVLLHAGVSAYWPLVKAAPGKQIRAYESTVQTLRQRWDVQTDCVPDPTTSARFQEMDSEVVVFLELCAQRSGTQWLEPVESIACYVVSVLHGTVLRWLADCNDETTLVVLDDLVSGLTTRAVDA is encoded by the coding sequence TTGAGCGTACGTGGAGAAATAGCGGAGAGCCGGGTTCGCCCGACCATCTGCGAGGCCGTGGAGAAGGCGGCCGCTTCGCTCGATTTCACGGGGGTGCGCGCCCTGCGGGTGCTGCTGCACGCGGGGGTGAGCGCCTACTGGCCGCTGGTCAAGGCCGCGCCGGGCAAGCAGATTCGGGCCTACGAGTCGACCGTGCAGACCCTGCGTCAGCGCTGGGATGTGCAGACCGATTGTGTGCCGGACCCGACCACCTCCGCCCGATTCCAGGAGATGGACTCCGAGGTGGTCGTCTTCCTGGAGTTGTGCGCGCAGCGGTCGGGCACGCAGTGGCTGGAGCCGGTCGAGTCCATCGCCTGCTATGTGGTGTCGGTTTTGCACGGCACGGTGCTGCGCTGGCTGGCCGACTGCAACGACGAGACCACCCTCGTAGTCCTGGATGACCTGGTCAGCGGCCTGACCACCCGGGCCGTCGACGCCTGA